The proteins below come from a single Aspergillus oryzae RIB40 DNA, chromosome 5 genomic window:
- a CDS encoding uncharacterized protein (predicted protein) gives MKSISALAAIIPLLPVTEALVGLDWSATNIPSTGLKDITFPISIANAPREEGFYFAQQFSFNGVTDIGYTGLQPRPDANGASIIHAVFSSFIPGSTSTDENCSDGADGGAGVSCAVEIPASYAPMYHLVIKNTEGTTWTGTLVDAVNNNETHIGEYTLPSGTGGIKESQVGFVEYYPWNAVASHTCGSLPYTNATFLNPISSESGVTATVGKPYEYGDCEGQVRFDVQEVEDGFEVSVGF, from the coding sequence atgaaGTCCATCTCCGCTCTGGCAGCCATCATCCCTCTCCTCCCCGTGACCGAAGCCCTCGTCGGTCTCGACTGGAGCGCCACCAACATCCCCTCAACAGGCCTGAAGGATATCACATTCCCCATCTCGATCGCCAACGCCCCGCGCGAAGAAGGCTTCTACTTCGCCCAGCAATTCAGCTTCAACGGCGTCACCGACATCGGCTACACAGGCCTTCAACCTCGTCCCGACGCCAACGGCGCAAGCATCATCCACgccgtcttctccagcttcatcCCCGGTAGCACCAGCACCGACGAGAACTGCAGTGATGGCGCCGACGGCGGTGCTGGCGTCAGCTGTGCCGTCGAGATACCGGCATCCTATGCGCCCATGTATCACCTCGTTATAAAGAACACCGAAGGAACAACCTGGACCGGAACCCTAGTGGATGCCGTCAATAACAATGAGACTCATATCGGAGAGTATACGCTTCCCTCTGGAACGGGTGGTATCAAGGAGTCCCAGGTTGGGTTCGTCGAGTATTATCCTTGGAATGCTGTTGCTAGCCATACCTGTGGCTCGTTGCCGTATACTAATGCTACTTTCTTGAACCCTATCTCCTCTGAGTCTGGTGTTACCGCTACTGTGGGGAAGCCGTATGAGTATGGTGATTGTGAGGGTCAGGTTCGGTTTGATGTgcaggaggttgaggatggaTTTGAGGTTTCGGTTGGGTTTTAA
- a CDS encoding uncharacterized protein (beta-glucosidase, lactase phlorizinhydrolase, and related proteins) → MARVRLKLPADFIWGVSSSSWQIEGGLQLEGRGPSVLDTIGNVLSPEAADRSDANVANMHYFMYEQDIARLAAAGIPYYSFSLSWPRIVPFGVAGSPVNTQGLDHYDDLINTCIKYGVTPIVTLNHVDAPTAVQADLDSLPEHFLYYAKIVMTRYADRVPYWVTFNEPNIGVGTLFQKYQDLTSALIAHADVYDWYKNTLGGTGKITMKFANNLAMPLDTQDSSHIAAASRYQDILLGIMSNPLFLGKQYPDAAIDTVDMMQPLTDDQIKHIHGKIDFWSFDPYTAQYASPLPQGTEACASNSSDPFWPTCVILSNVQANGWLMGQASNAYAYLAPQYVRQQLGYIWNTFRPSGILIAEYGFNPFLESNRTLDAQRYDLERTLYYQDFLTETLKAIHEDNVNVIGALAWSIADNNEFGSYEEQYGLQTVNRTNGKFTRTYKRSLFDYVDFFHRHVQSA, encoded by the exons ATGGCCAGAGTGC GGTTGAAGCTGCCAGCAGACTTTATCTGGGGTGTCTCTAGCAGTTCTTGGCAGATAGAGGGCGGCCTTCAACTGGAAGGTCGCGGTCCTAGTGTCTTAGACACTATCGGCAATGTGTTGTCGCCGGAGGCCGCTGATAGGAGCGACGCCAACGTAGCGAATATGCACTACTTCATGTACGAGCAAGACATCGCCAGATTAGCAGCTGCGGGAATACCGTATTACTCATTCTCGCTGTCTTGGCCGCGCATAGTACCCTTTGGTGTGGCTGGCTCACCCGTCAACACCCAGGGTCTGGACCACTACGACGATCTCATCAACACCTGCATAAAATATGGTGTTACACCGATCGTCACTTTAAACCATGTCGACGCGCCTACCGCCGTCCAGGCAGACCTGGACTCGCTGCCCGAGCATTTCCTCTACTACGCCAAAATAGTTATGACCAGATACGCGGACCGAGTCCCGTACTGGGTGACATTCAACGAACCCAACATCGGTGTGGGCACTTTATTCCAAAAGTACCAAGACCTGACAAGTGCACTTATCGCCCATGCAGACGTGTACGACTGGTACAAGAACACACTGGGCGGAACAGGCAAGATCACGATGAAATTCGCCAACAATCTAGCCATGCCCCTGGACACACAAGACTCCTCGCACATTGCAGCAGCATCCAGATACCAAGACATCCTGTTGGGGATAATGTCGAACCCACTCTTCTTAGGAAAACAGTATCCAGACGCAGCCATAGACACAGTGGACATGATGCAGCCGCTCACAGACGACCAAATCAAGCATATCCACGGCAAGATCGACTTCTGGTCCTTCGACCCCTACACGGCCCAATACGCGTCTCCATTGCCACAAGGCACGGAAGCCTGCGCTTCCAACTCCTCCGACCCCTTCTGGCCCACCTGCGTAATACTAAGCAACGTCCAAGCCAACGGGTGGCTAATGGGTCAAGCGTCAAATGCCTACGCGTACCTTGCGCCGCAGTACGTTCGCCAGCAACTGGGTTATATCTGGAATACGTTCCGTCCGTCGGGTATTCTGATCGCGGAATACGGGTTCAACCCATTCCTTGAGTCGAATAGAACTCTTGATGCACAGCGGTATGACCTGGAGCGGACGCTATACTATCAGGATTTCCTTACGGAGACTTTGAAGGCCATCCACGAGGATAATGTTAATGTCATAGGAGCACTCGCGTGGAGTATAGCTGATAACAATGAGTTTGGGAGCTATGAGGAGCAGTATGGGCTGCAGACTGTTAATCGGACGAATGGGAAGTTTACGAGGACGTATAAGCGGAGTCTGTTTGATTATGTCGATTTCTTTCATAGGCATGTCCAGTCTGCGTGA
- a CDS encoding cupin domain-containing protein (predicted protein) — protein MNLLLLAGLLPLAASQSVSDLYLENAPSSPRPYIIPHYANSHAVTIGSQLYRFPVTGPSSDYAFTLMSTNAPYSGSLGVLPHIHQKHYENFFNFKGRFQLWAQYGEEEQQGRLLTQGDYGSVPRNTTHTFQILDPDTEMVGVISPGGFEDLFYTLGTNYTSATNTPYVPQASNDSSATGPDASGISGLESFDVYAQLSFEPRRDFVNGSAPSDEGWHTEDASLGEPGKPYFIANNYGPKYLNSKHGAYQIIQPLVTNSQAQDTNFTLSTIILSRQRTSSSAPTWSTVGATAFEVLEGSVQIQIGDYPVAQLEMGDVAFVPATVSYSYWTEGSYAKVLSVNAGQDGLNQQLIAEGKDWGYPTFPRY, from the exons ATGAATCTCCTTCTCCTAGCGGGCTTGTTGCCCCTGGCGGCTTCCCAATCTGTGTCGGATCTCTACCTCGAGAACGCCCCGTCCTCTCCTCGGCCATATATCATCCCTCATTACGCCAACTCCCATGCAGTCACGATTGGCAGCCAGCTCTACCGCTTCCCGGTTACCGGACCATCCTCCGACTATGCGTTTACATTGATGAGCACCAACGCCCCCTACAGCGGCAGTCTCGGAGTGCTCCCGCATATCCACCAGAAGCACTACGAGAacttcttcaatttcaaGGGTCGCTTCCAGCTGTGGGCGCAGTatggcgaggaggaacaACAGGGACGGTTGTTGACACAGGGTGATTATGGATCGGTACCGAGGAATACCACGCACACCTTCCAGATCTTAGACCCGGACACAGAGATGGTTGGAGTGATCTCCCCGGGCGGTTTTGA GGACCTCTTCTACACCCTCGGCACCAACTATACCTCCGCCACCAACACACCCTATGTCCCACAGGCGTCCAATGATTCTTCGGCTACCGGACCGGACGCTAGCGGGATTTCCGGTCTCGAATCATTTGATGTCTACGCTCAGCTCTCTTTCGAGCCGCGTCGGGACTTCGTCAATGGCTCTGCCCCGTCGGATGAGGGCTGGCACACAGAAGACGCCTCCCTCGGCGAGCCGGGAAAGCCCTACTTCATCGCCAACAACTATGGCCCGAAGTACCTCAACTCCAAGCACGGAGCCTACCAGATTATCCAGCCGCTGGTTACCAATAGCCAGGCACAGGATACGAACTTCACCCTGTCGACCATTATTTTGAGCCGGCAGCGGACGTCGAGTTCGGCCCCGACGTGGTCCACAGTCGGAGCCACAGCGTTTGAAGTCCTGGAAGGATCAGTTCAAATTCAGATCGGCGACTATCCAGTTGCTCAGCTAGAGATGGGCGATGTGGCCTTTGTGCCTGCAACGGTGTCGTATAGCTATTGGACGGAAGGATCATATGCGAAGGTGTTGTCCGTCAATGCTGGTCAGGATGGACTTAACCAGCAGTTGATTGCCGAGGGGAAGGACTGGGGATATCCGACTTTTCCACGTTATTGA
- a CDS encoding uncharacterized protein (predicted protein) — protein sequence MIIDYHLDTAPVSFYSLGWGVFLSKRNAASGKLWLSDDCTLGYHIDIPHGREVGAGLGRTDTYSTRRLFDTLDAFNNHASPACDGLEPKDGDFFDISPDKKHIRDFDDRSGLWMGGWDGPGT from the exons ATGATTATTGACTATCACCTGGATACAGCTCCAG TGTCCTTCTACTCACTTGGCTGGGGTGTATTCTTGTCTAAGCGAAATGCAGCGTCGGGCAAATTGTGGCTGTCGGATGATTGCACTCTGGGCTATCACATAGATATTC CCCATGGAAGGGAGGTTGGGGCGGGCCTGGGTAGGACAGACACATATTCAACAAGACGATTATTCGATACTTTGGATGCGTTCAACAATCACGCATCACCAGCCTGTGACGGACTCGAGCCAAAGGATGGAGATTTCTTTGACA TCTCTCCTGACAAGAAACATATCAGAGACTTCGACGACCGCTCCGGCCTATGGatgggtggttgggatgggCCTGGGACATAA
- the cat1 gene encoding catalase catB (catalase) — protein MRALSLASLIGIASAACPYMTGELERRDTGTDDATAATEEFLSQYYMADNDTFLTSDVGGPIEDQNSLQVGDRGPTLLEDFIFRQKIQRFDHERVPERAVHARGVGAHGVFTSYGDYSNITAASFLGAEGKETPVFVRFSTVAGSRGSSDLARDVHGFATRFYTDEGNFDIVGNNIPVFFIQDAILFPDLIHAVKPRGDNEIPQAATAHDSAWDFFSQQPSSLHTLLWAMSGHGIPRSLRHVDGFGIHTFRFVTDNGDSKLVKFHWKSLQGKASMVWEEAQQVSGKNPDFMRQDLFEAIEAGRYPEWELGVQIMDEEDQLKFGFDLFDPTKIVPEEYVPITKLGKMTLNRNPRNYFAETEQVMFQPGHIVRGVDFTEDPLLQGRLFSYLDTQLNRHGGPNFEQLPINQPRVPVHNNNRDGAGQMFIPLNPNAYSPNTLNKGSPKQANQTVGKGFFTAPGRESTGRFTRAVSPSFEDVWSQPRLFYNSLTPAEQQFVVDAIRFENSNVKSSVVRNNVIIQLNRVSNDLARRVARAIGVEEPEADPTYYHNNKTTDVGTFGQKLKKLDGLKVGFLASVETPASIEAASELSKQLSEDGVDVVVVAERLSDGVDQTYSGSDAIQFDAVIVAPGAEGLFSTFSFTAPSNATSSSTLFPAGRPLQIVIDGFRFGKPVGAVGSAATALKNAGIQTSRDGVYVDKSVTSGFVDGIKDGLRTFKFLDRFKLDH, from the exons ATGCGCGCCCTCTCCCTTGCCAGCCTCATTGGCATTGCTAGTGCGGCGTGTCCGTACATGACCGGTGAGCTTGAACGTCGCGACACAGGAACCGACGATGCCACCGCCGCGACAGAGGAATTCTTGTCCCAGTACTATATGGCCGACAATGACACATTCCTGACCTCCGACGTGGGCGGCCCTATTGAGGATCAGAACAGCCTTCAAGTCGGAGACCGCGGCCCGACATTGCTGGAGGATTTCATCTTCCGACAGAAGATCCAGCGCTTCGATCACGAACGT GTTCCTGAACGTGCAGTCCACGCTCGCGGTGTTGGTGCCCATGGTGTCTTCACCTCGTACGGTGACTACTCTAACATCACTGCTGCCTCGTTCCTTGGAGCTGAGGGCAAGGAGACTCCGGTTTTCGTGCGATTCTCGACTGTTGCGGGTAGCCGTGGTAGTTCGGATTTGGCTCGCGATGTTCATGGCTTTGCGACTCGTTTCTACACTGATGAGGGTAACTTCG ATATTGTTGGCAACAACATTcccgtcttcttcatccaggacgctattcttttccctgaTCTCATCCACGCTGTCAAGCCTCGTGGTGACAATGAGATCCCTCAGGCTGCCACTGCCCATGACTCTGCTTGGGACTTCTTCAGCCAGCAGCCCAGTTCCCTGCACACCCTGCTCTGGGCCATGTCCGGCCATGGTATCCCGCGCTCTCTTCGCCACGTCGATGGCTTTGGTATCCACACCTTCCGCTTCGTCACTGACAACGGTGACTCCAAGCTCGTCAAGTTCCACTGGAAGTCCCTGCAGGGTAAGGCCAGCATGGTCTGGGAAGAAGCGCAGCAGGTCTCTGGCAAGAACCCCGACTTCATGCGCCAGGATCTCTTCGAAGCGATCGAGGCGGGCAGATACCCTGAGTGGGAG CTCGGTGTTCAAATcatggatgaggaagaccagctGAAGTTTGGCTTCGATCTGTTTGATCCCACCAAGATCGTCCCCGAGGAATACGTGCCAATCACCAAGCTGGGCAAGATGACTCTCAACCGCAACCCTCGCAACTACTTTGCCGAGACTGAGCAGGTCATG TTCCAACCTGGCCACATCGTCCGTGGTGTTGACTTCACCGAGgatcctcttctccagggCCGTCTCTTTTCGTACCTCGACACCCAGTTGAACCGTCACGGCGGACCCAACTTCGAGCAGCTGCCCATCAATCAGCCTCGCGTGCCTGTGCACAACAACAACCGCGATGGAGCCG GCCAGATGTTCATCCCCCTGAACCCCAACGCCTACTCTCCGAACACCCTCAACAAGGGCTCTCCTAAGCAGGCCAACCAGACTGTGGGCAAGGGCTTCTTCACGGCTCCTGGACGCGAGTCTACTGGCCGTTTCACCCGTGCCGTCAGCCCGTCCTTCGAGGACGTCTGGTCGCAGCCGCGTCTGTTCTACAACTCACTTACTCCCGCCGAACAGCAGTTCGTCGTCGATGCTATTCGTTTTGAGAACTCCAACGTCAAGAGCTCGGTCGTACGCAACAATgtcatcatccagctgaACCGCGTGTCCAACGACCTCGCCCGCCGCGTCGCTCGCGCTATCGGCGTTGAGGAGCCTGAGGCTGACCCGACCTACTaccacaacaacaagaccACTGACGTTGGCACTTTCGgacagaagctgaagaagctcgatGGACTGAAGGTTGGCTTCCTGGCTTCGGTTGAGACCCCTGCCTCCATCGAGGCAGCCTCTGAGCTCAGCAAGCAGCTTTCTGAGGACGGCGTTGATGTTGTCGTCGTTGCGGAGCGTCTGTCCGATGGCGTTGATCAGACTTACTCCGGATCGGATGCCATCCAGTTCGATGCTGTGATCGTCGCGCCCGGCGCTGAGGGTCTTTTCTCTACTTTCTCCTTCACTGCGCCTAGCAATGCCACCTCCTCGTCCACTCTGTTCCCGGCCGGCCGGCCCCTGCAGATTGTCATCGATGGATTCCGTTTCGGAAAGCCTGTTGGTGCCGTCGGCAGCGCCGCTACTGCGCTCAAGAACGCCGGTATCCAGACTTCTCGCGACGGTGTGTACGTCGACAAGTCGGTGACTAGTGGATTCGTCGATGGTATCAAGGACGGTCTTCGCACTTTCAAGTTCCTTGACCGTTTCAAGCTGGACCATTAA
- a CDS encoding fatty acyl-CoA reductase (predicted protein), with protein MWEYYSGKVLFITGASGFLGTALVYRIISQAPVAHIYLLCRGGLPRLEEVWRQYLPSKYIECLYDTGLVTVIEGDILEPNFGINGDHLQALQEHVNIVIHTASSINLMSSLEKLAKPVIHGSENVAHFGLQCQQLDRFVYVSTAYVNAFIYQESDDTDPYVEERIYPLGREWISDARDEWKQVQREGKSLEYSAHNFPWPYGYAKHLTERLVLYIFSAAGKAEKLLILRPSVIAPAQTFPYEGFSVPKSTPTTVFAAFFILTPTLVVRVTSRADDPETESTIDEVPVDVVVDRLLVHLAKGTTGPVHAVGGVRTRYTFQAFWEQAMALRKLPWPLRKEWLDVDWRSKLLHPIARVYVIYAASYRFSEEKTVSLWKSLSEKESSELQLFSSGSRNGVDFAARAKQIRFVAEQFAAKGFLSRILFWLFYSSGFF; from the exons ATGTGGGAGTACTACTCAGGAAAGGTTTTGTTCATCACAGGTGCCTCGGGTTTCCTGGGAACAGCGCTGGTGTACCGCATCATCTCGCAAGCGCCTGTGGCTCATATATATTTGCTCTGCAGGGGTGGTCTGCC ACGTTTGGAAGAAGTGTGGCGTCAATACCTACCCTCCAAGTATATCGAGTGCCTCTATGATACCGGGCTTGTCACAGTGATCGAAGGCGATATCCTCGAACCAAACTTTGGTATCAACGGGGACCATCTTCAGGCATTACAAGAACACGTCAACATCGTCATTCATACGGCTTCGTCCATTAACCTGATGAGTTCGCTGGAGAAGTTAGCAAAACCAGTCATCCACGGAAGCGAGAATGTCGCCCACTTTGGCTTACAATGCCAACAACTCGATCGCTTCGTATACGTTTCAACGGCATATGTAAACGCCTTCATTTACCAGGAGTCGGATGATACCGACCCCTACGTGGAGGAGAGAATCTACCCTCTTGGTCGCGAATGGATATCTGATGCACGCGACGAGTGGAAACAAGTACAACGAGAAGGCAAATCCTTGGAATACAGCGCGCACAATTTCCCCTGGCCGTACGGCTACGCCAAACACCTCACGGAGCGACTCGTTCTCTACATATTCAGCGCCGCCGGTAAAGCAGAGAAGCTTCTCATTCTGCGGCCGTCGGTGATAGCGCCCGCGCAAACCTTCCCATACGAGGGGTTCAGCGTACCGAAATCAACGCCGACGACTGTGTTTGCGGcgttttttattttaacTCCGACCCTAGTCGTGCGTGTGACAAGCCGGGCTGACGACCCGGAAACAGAATCCACGATCGACGAGGTCCCCGTTGATGTCGTCGTGGATAGACTGCTGGTTCACCTTGCGAAGGGAACCACGGGTCCTGTTCATGCTGTGGGTGGTGTAAGAACGCGGTACACCTTTCAAGCCTTCTGGGAGCAGGCGATGGCCTTGCGGAAGCTTCCATGGCCTCTACGGAAGGAGTGGTTGGATGTGGATTGGCGGTCTAAGTTACTGCACCCGATCGCTCGGGTGTATGTCATCTATGCGGCTTCGTATAGATTCTCCGAAGAGAAGACTGTTTCCCTGTGGAAAAGCTTGAGTGAGAAGGAGAGTTCGGAACTGCAGTTGTTCTCGTCAGGGTCCAGGAACGGGGTGGACTTCGCAGCGAGGGCAAAACAGATCCGGTTCGTTGCGGAGCAGTTCGCTGCCAAGGGGTTTCTTAGTCGGATCTTGTTTTGGCTGTTTTATTCATCGGGATTCTTTTAA